From Neodiprion pinetum isolate iyNeoPine1 chromosome 7, iyNeoPine1.2, whole genome shotgun sequence, a single genomic window includes:
- the LOC124223018 gene encoding peptide transporter family 1 isoform X2, producing the protein MSKEEENPPGSSQDVAATDPNVDPETSEEKLRYPRSVFFIILNEFCERFSYYGIRTILVLYLRNKLYYSDDTSTVIYHVFSMLAYFFPLIGAMLADSLLGKFRTIFYVSIIYAIGQLVLTGSAAPPLNLPDRTFALLGLLLIAIGTGGIKPCVAAFGGDQFLMPQQEKYLITFFSLFYFSINTGSLISTFLTPILREDVSCFGENTCYSLAFFVPAILMILSIVIFILGKPMYKIKSPQGNVVLEVGKCICHGIGNKWRSKKGEEREYWLDYADDKYDPKFISDIRSAFQVIKMFLPLPFFWALFDQQGSRWTIQATRMDGQIGSFLLKPDQMQVVNPLLIIILIPIFETAIYPCLNKLRLLRTPLQKLTTGGLLAGIAFIISAIVELQLESTYPVLPSSGLAQVRVFNTLNCPITMTVGDDSFVLENMEVWENKYVEANGNVSLAYTANFASCSSLGVTDTLNGAVSGTIYGTEATATSWVVTKDGISNSYVDSVSKTTSGDPAVRALVYLNSSVGDTANLNFIENSKTVLSLEVISPFNVTDLTELDPGTYDIYLDETLVESSVVLKLGGVYTVTAYVNDLSSATANTITITEPNSMHMLWLLPQYIVITVGEVMFSITGLEFAFTQAPVSMKALLQACWLLTVAFGNLIVVIVAEVAFFDSQASEFFLFAGLMFVDMLIFGILAWFYKYVEIAEDEDESPNGDIVLNEKSGTTNPSFKDDGGK; encoded by the exons ATgagtaaagaagaagaaaatccGCCCGGATCAAGCCAAG ACGTTGCGGCTACTGATCCGAACGTCGATCCAGAAACATCCGAAGAG aAACTCAGATACCCAAGGTCTGTTTTCTTCATCATCCTCAACGAGTTCTGTGAGAGGTTTTCCTACTATGGTATTCGAA CGATCCTGGTTCTCTACCTGCGGAACAAGCTTTACTACAGCGATGACACATCCACCGTGATCTACCATGTCTTTAGTATGTTGGCATACTTTTTCCCACTTATCGGAGCGATGCTGGCCGATTCTCTTCTCGGCAAATTTCGCACCATTTTTTACGTGAGCATCATCTATGCCATTGGACAATTGGTACTTACGGGGAGTGCGGCACCTCCTTTGAATTTGCCCGATCG AACATTTGCGCTGTTGGGGCTGCTGTTGATCGCCATTGGAACAGGAGGAATCAAGCCATGCGTTGCAGCCTTTGGTGGTGACCAGTTTTTGATGCCGCAACAGGAGAAATATTTGATCACCTTTTTCTCCTTGTTCTACTTCTCGATCAATACCGGATCGCTGATCTCGACTTTCCTCACTCCTATTCTTCGCGAAGATGTTTCCTGCTTCGGTGAAAACACCTGCTACTCCCTAGCGTTTTTCGTTCCGGCAATTCTTATGATTCTTTCCATTG TGATCTTCATTCTTGGTAAGCCAATGTACAAGATAAAATCCCCACAAGGAAACGTGGTATTAGAAGTCGGAAAGTGTATCTGC CATGGAATCGGCAATAAATGGAGGTCGAAGAAAGGTGAAGAAAGAGAATACTGGCTGGATTACGCGGATGACAAATACGACCCGAAATTCATCTCGGATATCAGGTCAGCGTTCCAAGTGATAAAAATGTTCCTCCCGCTGCCCTTTTTCTGGGCCCTGTTTGATCAGCAAGGATCAAGATGGACGATCCAAGCGACGCGAATGGACGGCCAGATCGGCAGTTTTCTCCTAAAGCCGGACCAGATGCAAGTGGTCAATCCACTGCTTATCATCATATTGATACCGATTTTCGAAACCGCAATTTATCCTTGCCTTAACAAGTTGCGTCTGCTGCGAACTCCTCTGCAGAAGCTCACCACCGGTGGACTCTTGGCTGGAATTGCATTCATAATTTCTGCCATCGTGGAGTTGCAGCTTGAG TCAACGTATCCCGTGCTTCCTTCGTCTGGACTAGCCCAAGTCAGAGTCTTCAACACCTTGAATTGTCCGATCACAATGACAGTCGGAGATGATTCTTTTGTGCTGGAAAACATGGAGGTTTGGGAAAATAAGTACGTTGAGGCCAACGGTAACGTTAGTCTCGCTTACACTGCCAATTTCGCTAGTTGTTCGAGTCTTGGCGTGACAGATACGTTGAACGGAGCCGTGAGTG GAACCATTTATGGAACTGAAGCTACTGCCACTTCATGGGTCGTAACGAAAGATGGAATAAGCAACAGCTACGTGGACAGCGTGTCCAAGACGACGAGTGGAGATCCGGCTGTCCGAGCTTTGGTTTACCTCAACTCGTCGGTCGGGGATACGGCTAATCTAAACttcattgaaaattcgaaaaccgTCCTGTCTTTGGAGGTGATATCGCCGTTCAACGTGACTGATCTTACCGAACTTGATCCTGGTACCTATGACATATATTTGGATGAGACCTTGGTAGAATCGTCAGTAGTGTTAAAGCTCGGAGGTGTCTACACCGTCACAGCTTACGTGAACGATCTCAGTTCCGCCACTGCTAACACCATTACGATCACCGAACCAAACTCCATGCACATGCTCTGGCTTTTGCCACAgtacatcgtgatcactgtcGGAGAAGTTATGTTCTCTATCACTGGTCTTGAGTTTGCCTTCACCCAAGCACCGGTCAGTATGAAAGCCTTGCTCCAGGCTTGCTGGCTTCTTACGGTCGCCTTTGGTAATCTTATCGTCGTTATCGTTGCCGAAGTAGCCTTCTTCGATAGCCAG GCGAGTGAATTCTTCCTATTCGCCGGCCTCATGTTTGTAGACATGTTAATATTTGGTATTCTTGCTTGGTTTTACAAGTACGTCGAGATTGCGGAAGATGAAGATGAATCTCCTAATGGAGATATCGTTCTTAACGAAAAGTCTGGTACAACGAACCCGTCATTCAAAGACGATGGCGGTAAGTGA
- the LOC124223018 gene encoding peptide transporter family 1 isoform X1, whose translation MPVECMLHAKVENGKKIKMKNIEKLKEENETRFSEVNSDDDMKVIAGRRGSVKMRRNSSTSRSVVSYQEIPLKEIKDNADFTTKNPLTKLRYPRSVFFIILNEFCERFSYYGIRTILVLYLRNKLYYSDDTSTVIYHVFSMLAYFFPLIGAMLADSLLGKFRTIFYVSIIYAIGQLVLTGSAAPPLNLPDRTFALLGLLLIAIGTGGIKPCVAAFGGDQFLMPQQEKYLITFFSLFYFSINTGSLISTFLTPILREDVSCFGENTCYSLAFFVPAILMILSIVIFILGKPMYKIKSPQGNVVLEVGKCICHGIGNKWRSKKGEEREYWLDYADDKYDPKFISDIRSAFQVIKMFLPLPFFWALFDQQGSRWTIQATRMDGQIGSFLLKPDQMQVVNPLLIIILIPIFETAIYPCLNKLRLLRTPLQKLTTGGLLAGIAFIISAIVELQLESTYPVLPSSGLAQVRVFNTLNCPITMTVGDDSFVLENMEVWENKYVEANGNVSLAYTANFASCSSLGVTDTLNGAVSGTIYGTEATATSWVVTKDGISNSYVDSVSKTTSGDPAVRALVYLNSSVGDTANLNFIENSKTVLSLEVISPFNVTDLTELDPGTYDIYLDETLVESSVVLKLGGVYTVTAYVNDLSSATANTITITEPNSMHMLWLLPQYIVITVGEVMFSITGLEFAFTQAPVSMKALLQACWLLTVAFGNLIVVIVAEVAFFDSQASEFFLFAGLMFVDMLIFGILAWFYKYVEIAEDEDESPNGDIVLNEKSGTTNPSFKDDGGK comes from the exons ATGCCAGTTGAATGCATGTTGCACGCCAAGGTTGagaatggtaaaaaaataaagatgaaaaatatagagaaactcaaagaagaaaatgaaactcGTTTTTCGGAAGTGAATTCGGATGACGATATGAAAGTTATTGCGGGGAGACGTGGAAGTGTAAAAATGCGTCGAAACAGTTCGACAAGTCGTTCGGTTGTTTCTTATCAGGAGATCCctttgaaagaaataaaggaCAATGCCGATTTTACGACGAAAAATCCTCTTACA aAACTCAGATACCCAAGGTCTGTTTTCTTCATCATCCTCAACGAGTTCTGTGAGAGGTTTTCCTACTATGGTATTCGAA CGATCCTGGTTCTCTACCTGCGGAACAAGCTTTACTACAGCGATGACACATCCACCGTGATCTACCATGTCTTTAGTATGTTGGCATACTTTTTCCCACTTATCGGAGCGATGCTGGCCGATTCTCTTCTCGGCAAATTTCGCACCATTTTTTACGTGAGCATCATCTATGCCATTGGACAATTGGTACTTACGGGGAGTGCGGCACCTCCTTTGAATTTGCCCGATCG AACATTTGCGCTGTTGGGGCTGCTGTTGATCGCCATTGGAACAGGAGGAATCAAGCCATGCGTTGCAGCCTTTGGTGGTGACCAGTTTTTGATGCCGCAACAGGAGAAATATTTGATCACCTTTTTCTCCTTGTTCTACTTCTCGATCAATACCGGATCGCTGATCTCGACTTTCCTCACTCCTATTCTTCGCGAAGATGTTTCCTGCTTCGGTGAAAACACCTGCTACTCCCTAGCGTTTTTCGTTCCGGCAATTCTTATGATTCTTTCCATTG TGATCTTCATTCTTGGTAAGCCAATGTACAAGATAAAATCCCCACAAGGAAACGTGGTATTAGAAGTCGGAAAGTGTATCTGC CATGGAATCGGCAATAAATGGAGGTCGAAGAAAGGTGAAGAAAGAGAATACTGGCTGGATTACGCGGATGACAAATACGACCCGAAATTCATCTCGGATATCAGGTCAGCGTTCCAAGTGATAAAAATGTTCCTCCCGCTGCCCTTTTTCTGGGCCCTGTTTGATCAGCAAGGATCAAGATGGACGATCCAAGCGACGCGAATGGACGGCCAGATCGGCAGTTTTCTCCTAAAGCCGGACCAGATGCAAGTGGTCAATCCACTGCTTATCATCATATTGATACCGATTTTCGAAACCGCAATTTATCCTTGCCTTAACAAGTTGCGTCTGCTGCGAACTCCTCTGCAGAAGCTCACCACCGGTGGACTCTTGGCTGGAATTGCATTCATAATTTCTGCCATCGTGGAGTTGCAGCTTGAG TCAACGTATCCCGTGCTTCCTTCGTCTGGACTAGCCCAAGTCAGAGTCTTCAACACCTTGAATTGTCCGATCACAATGACAGTCGGAGATGATTCTTTTGTGCTGGAAAACATGGAGGTTTGGGAAAATAAGTACGTTGAGGCCAACGGTAACGTTAGTCTCGCTTACACTGCCAATTTCGCTAGTTGTTCGAGTCTTGGCGTGACAGATACGTTGAACGGAGCCGTGAGTG GAACCATTTATGGAACTGAAGCTACTGCCACTTCATGGGTCGTAACGAAAGATGGAATAAGCAACAGCTACGTGGACAGCGTGTCCAAGACGACGAGTGGAGATCCGGCTGTCCGAGCTTTGGTTTACCTCAACTCGTCGGTCGGGGATACGGCTAATCTAAACttcattgaaaattcgaaaaccgTCCTGTCTTTGGAGGTGATATCGCCGTTCAACGTGACTGATCTTACCGAACTTGATCCTGGTACCTATGACATATATTTGGATGAGACCTTGGTAGAATCGTCAGTAGTGTTAAAGCTCGGAGGTGTCTACACCGTCACAGCTTACGTGAACGATCTCAGTTCCGCCACTGCTAACACCATTACGATCACCGAACCAAACTCCATGCACATGCTCTGGCTTTTGCCACAgtacatcgtgatcactgtcGGAGAAGTTATGTTCTCTATCACTGGTCTTGAGTTTGCCTTCACCCAAGCACCGGTCAGTATGAAAGCCTTGCTCCAGGCTTGCTGGCTTCTTACGGTCGCCTTTGGTAATCTTATCGTCGTTATCGTTGCCGAAGTAGCCTTCTTCGATAGCCAG GCGAGTGAATTCTTCCTATTCGCCGGCCTCATGTTTGTAGACATGTTAATATTTGGTATTCTTGCTTGGTTTTACAAGTACGTCGAGATTGCGGAAGATGAAGATGAATCTCCTAATGGAGATATCGTTCTTAACGAAAAGTCTGGTACAACGAACCCGTCATTCAAAGACGATGGCGGTAAGTGA
- the ksr gene encoding kinase suppressor of Ras 2 — protein sequence MADSEEAEQDIRRALDVDQSMIDIWADRLEGLRTQCSTSAELTQQEIRTLEGKLIKLYSKQLVRKAKLAVESLPVEMRQYPSLQQWLRVVGLTQESIQMVCSKASSLEALKEKSEHELGSMLGENNLRHEEELRRLCRALHNLHRYMDVLLRGDMESSEMALYWDSWDRHHLRGGPSPRSARSRTTRCSVPSEDSIPYHNNNNLNSDTLGQASSISSLSMTTPPSTPLLNRQGRNARVPTTPPPCKRHQTGLQSTVTQPEVFPLTKSKSHESQLANRLENGETASSGADPTVGSSTTRARLSTEPGPRSSSADITGDILLGNSNTDSPINSPPYSSANSDDNSFKATVTSLQVPKSPRTPTVTRGMGHVIAHRFTKTFKMMTTCDYCDKQMFIGTGLKCKECKYKCHRDCESKVPPSCGLPQKLFDEFKRTIQADAMTNVSPILTRPGITSTNHHNAIISATFNRKRTHPHSSMNIPFQGADSSSNTSSCNSSTPSSPALHPANTSQTPQAPVKQQFNFPDVTLNNEKDVTLETHRLEGTNVSSDSERTVSVSGSGSVSTDSERTPVRVDSQDSQVSDGEPGDSRWPRQNSLSMREWDIPYDELKIGEPIGTGRFGTVYRGNWHGDVAIKVLNMDYYLDDDKTLEAFKLEVATFRKTRHENLVLFMGACMKPPRLAIVTSMSKGMTLYTHIHLRKDKFNMNKTTIIAQQISQGMGYLHARGIVHKDLKSKNIFLENGKVVITDFGLFSVTKLCYGNRKGNGLSIPPGWLCYLAPEVVRRLRPQQNRDQEELPFSCASDVYAFGTVWYELLCGEWPFKGQPPEAIIWQVGKGMKQALANLQASRDVKDILILCWSYHSENRPEFAKLLMTLEKLPRKRLARSPSHPIHLSRSAESVF from the exons ATGGCGGACAGCGAGGAGGCTGAACAGGACATTCGGCGAGCCCTAGATGTCGATCAATCCATGATTGACATCTGGGCCGATCGGCTTGAAGGCTTACGGACTCAGTGCTCTACCAGCGCGGAGTTAACAcaacaagaaatacgcactctGGAG ggaaaattgataaaattatattccAAACAACTTGTGAGGAAGGCTAAGCTTGCTGTCGAGTCATTGCCTGTTGAAATGAGGCAATATCCATCTCTGCAACAATGGCTTCGCGTTGTTGGCCTAACTCAAGAATCAATTCAG ATGGTTTGTTCGAAAGCGAGTTCTCTGGAAGCGTTGAAAGAAAAGTCGGAGCATGAATTGGGTAGTATGCTGGGCGAGAACAATTTGCGTCACGAAGAAGAACTCCGTAGGCTCTGTAGGGCGTTACACAATCTGCACCGTTACATGG ACGTTCTTTTGCGGGGCGATATGGAAAGTAGCGAGATGGCTCTGTATTGGGACTCCTGGGACAGACATCATCTACGAGGAGGGCCATCTCCTCGTTCAGCACGCTCTCGTACTACGCGTTGTTCCGTACCCTCTGAAGATAGCATTCCATAtcacaataacaataatctcAACAGCGATACATTGGGCCAAGCATCGTCTATAAGTTCTCTGTCGATGACAACACCCCCCTCTACGCCACTTTTGAACAGACAGGGCCGCA ACGCAAGAGTTCCGACAACGCCTCCTCCCTGCAAGAGACACCAAACTGGCCTACAAAGTACTGTGACACAGCCTGAAGTATTTCCGCTAACTAAATCCAAATCACACGAATCACAGTTGGCCAATCGTCTAGAAAATGGGGAAACAGCGTCAAG TGGTGCAGATCCAACCGTTGGTAGCAGTACCACTAGAGCAAGATTGTCTACTGAGCCAGGTCCTCGTAGCAGTAGCGCAGACATTACTGGAGACATTCTTTTGGGTAACAGTAACACTGACAGTCCTATAAACTCGCCACCCTATTCCAGCGCTAACAGTGACGATAACAGCTTTAAGGCTACAG tcACGAGTCTTCAGGTGCCAAAGTCTCCACGAACTCCCACAGTGACTCGTGGCATGGGTCACGTTATTGCTCACCGTTTTACTAAAACCTTTAAAATGATGACCACTTGTGATTATTGTGATAAACAAATGTTCATTGGCACAGGTCTTAAGTGCAAGGAATGCAAATATAAGTGCCATAGAGATTGTGAGTCTAAAGTTCCACCATCTTGCGGTCTTCCTCAAAAACTGTTTGATGAATTCAAACGAACTATACAGGCCGATG CTATGACGAATGTTTCTCCAATACTAACCAGGCCTGGGATAACATCTACAAACCATCATAATGCAATTATATCTGCTACTTTCAATCGGAAACGTACGCATCCTCATTCCTCAATGAATATACCCTTTCAG GGTGCTGATTCTAGTTCAAACACTTCGAGCTGTAATAGCTCGACACCTTCTAGTCCAGCATTACACCCTGCTAATACTAGTCAAACTCCACAAGCACCTGTTAAACAACAGTTCAACTTTCCAG ATGTCACTCTAAACAACGAAAAAGATGTGACGCTAGAAACACATCGTCTAGAAGGTACAAATGTATCAAGCGATAGTGAGAGAACCGTTAGTGTTTCTGGATCTGGAAGTGTCAGCACTGACTCGGAGAGAACACCTGTACGCGTTGATTCTCAAGATTCTCAAGTGTCTGACGGTGAACCTGGTGATAGTCGCTGGCCACGACAAAACAGT CTCTCCATGAGAGAATGGGACATTCCATATGATGAACTTAAAATTGGAGAACCTATTGGGACTGGAAGATTCGGTACAGTTTACAGAGGAAACTGGCACGGAGACGTAGCAATCAAAGTCCTCAATATGGATTATTATCTTGACGATGACAAAACCCTGGAAGCATTCAAGCTAGAG GTAGCAACATTCCGAAAAACAAGACATGAAAACCTAGTTCTATTTATGGGTGCCTGTATGAAGCCTCCACGTTTAGCAATAGTGACTAGTATGAGCAAAGGCATGACTCTATACACTCATATTCATCTACGAAAGGATAAATTTAATATGAATAAAACAACTATTATTGCCCAGCAGATTTCACAG GGTATGGGATACCTTCACGCTAGAGGCATTGTTCATAAGGATCTGAAAAGCAAAAATATATTCCTGGAAAATGGCAAAGTTGTTATAACAGATTTTGGACTGTTTAGTGTGACTAAATTATGTTATGGGAATAG GAAGGGCAATGGATTAAGCATACCACCAGGTTGGTTGTGTTATTTGGCTCCTGAAGTAGTCCGACGACTAAGACCGCAACAGAACAGAGATCAAGAAGAATTGCCATTTTCATGCGCTTCTGACGTGTATGCTTTTGG AACTGTCTGGTATGAACTTTTGTGTGGAGAGTGGCCGTTTAAAGGACAACCTCCTGAGGCCATCATTTGGCAAGTTGGTAAAGGAATGAAGCAAGCCTTAGCCAATCTTCAAGCATCGCGTGATGTCAAG GACATTTTGATACTCTGTTGGTCATATCATTCGGAAAATCGACCAGAGTTTGCAAAATTGCTGATGACGCTAGAGAAGCTGCCTCGTAAAAGATTGGCTCGAAGCCCCTCTCATCCAATTCATCTTTCTCGCTCTGCGGAATCTGTATTTTAA
- the LOC124223018 gene encoding peptide transporter family 1 isoform X3, whose protein sequence is MTVEKCQTKQKLRYPRSVFFIILNEFCERFSYYGIRTILVLYLRNKLYYSDDTSTVIYHVFSMLAYFFPLIGAMLADSLLGKFRTIFYVSIIYAIGQLVLTGSAAPPLNLPDRTFALLGLLLIAIGTGGIKPCVAAFGGDQFLMPQQEKYLITFFSLFYFSINTGSLISTFLTPILREDVSCFGENTCYSLAFFVPAILMILSIVIFILGKPMYKIKSPQGNVVLEVGKCICHGIGNKWRSKKGEEREYWLDYADDKYDPKFISDIRSAFQVIKMFLPLPFFWALFDQQGSRWTIQATRMDGQIGSFLLKPDQMQVVNPLLIIILIPIFETAIYPCLNKLRLLRTPLQKLTTGGLLAGIAFIISAIVELQLESTYPVLPSSGLAQVRVFNTLNCPITMTVGDDSFVLENMEVWENKYVEANGNVSLAYTANFASCSSLGVTDTLNGAVSGTIYGTEATATSWVVTKDGISNSYVDSVSKTTSGDPAVRALVYLNSSVGDTANLNFIENSKTVLSLEVISPFNVTDLTELDPGTYDIYLDETLVESSVVLKLGGVYTVTAYVNDLSSATANTITITEPNSMHMLWLLPQYIVITVGEVMFSITGLEFAFTQAPVSMKALLQACWLLTVAFGNLIVVIVAEVAFFDSQASEFFLFAGLMFVDMLIFGILAWFYKYVEIAEDEDESPNGDIVLNEKSGTTNPSFKDDGGK, encoded by the exons ATGACGGTCGAAAAATGTCAAACGAAACAG aAACTCAGATACCCAAGGTCTGTTTTCTTCATCATCCTCAACGAGTTCTGTGAGAGGTTTTCCTACTATGGTATTCGAA CGATCCTGGTTCTCTACCTGCGGAACAAGCTTTACTACAGCGATGACACATCCACCGTGATCTACCATGTCTTTAGTATGTTGGCATACTTTTTCCCACTTATCGGAGCGATGCTGGCCGATTCTCTTCTCGGCAAATTTCGCACCATTTTTTACGTGAGCATCATCTATGCCATTGGACAATTGGTACTTACGGGGAGTGCGGCACCTCCTTTGAATTTGCCCGATCG AACATTTGCGCTGTTGGGGCTGCTGTTGATCGCCATTGGAACAGGAGGAATCAAGCCATGCGTTGCAGCCTTTGGTGGTGACCAGTTTTTGATGCCGCAACAGGAGAAATATTTGATCACCTTTTTCTCCTTGTTCTACTTCTCGATCAATACCGGATCGCTGATCTCGACTTTCCTCACTCCTATTCTTCGCGAAGATGTTTCCTGCTTCGGTGAAAACACCTGCTACTCCCTAGCGTTTTTCGTTCCGGCAATTCTTATGATTCTTTCCATTG TGATCTTCATTCTTGGTAAGCCAATGTACAAGATAAAATCCCCACAAGGAAACGTGGTATTAGAAGTCGGAAAGTGTATCTGC CATGGAATCGGCAATAAATGGAGGTCGAAGAAAGGTGAAGAAAGAGAATACTGGCTGGATTACGCGGATGACAAATACGACCCGAAATTCATCTCGGATATCAGGTCAGCGTTCCAAGTGATAAAAATGTTCCTCCCGCTGCCCTTTTTCTGGGCCCTGTTTGATCAGCAAGGATCAAGATGGACGATCCAAGCGACGCGAATGGACGGCCAGATCGGCAGTTTTCTCCTAAAGCCGGACCAGATGCAAGTGGTCAATCCACTGCTTATCATCATATTGATACCGATTTTCGAAACCGCAATTTATCCTTGCCTTAACAAGTTGCGTCTGCTGCGAACTCCTCTGCAGAAGCTCACCACCGGTGGACTCTTGGCTGGAATTGCATTCATAATTTCTGCCATCGTGGAGTTGCAGCTTGAG TCAACGTATCCCGTGCTTCCTTCGTCTGGACTAGCCCAAGTCAGAGTCTTCAACACCTTGAATTGTCCGATCACAATGACAGTCGGAGATGATTCTTTTGTGCTGGAAAACATGGAGGTTTGGGAAAATAAGTACGTTGAGGCCAACGGTAACGTTAGTCTCGCTTACACTGCCAATTTCGCTAGTTGTTCGAGTCTTGGCGTGACAGATACGTTGAACGGAGCCGTGAGTG GAACCATTTATGGAACTGAAGCTACTGCCACTTCATGGGTCGTAACGAAAGATGGAATAAGCAACAGCTACGTGGACAGCGTGTCCAAGACGACGAGTGGAGATCCGGCTGTCCGAGCTTTGGTTTACCTCAACTCGTCGGTCGGGGATACGGCTAATCTAAACttcattgaaaattcgaaaaccgTCCTGTCTTTGGAGGTGATATCGCCGTTCAACGTGACTGATCTTACCGAACTTGATCCTGGTACCTATGACATATATTTGGATGAGACCTTGGTAGAATCGTCAGTAGTGTTAAAGCTCGGAGGTGTCTACACCGTCACAGCTTACGTGAACGATCTCAGTTCCGCCACTGCTAACACCATTACGATCACCGAACCAAACTCCATGCACATGCTCTGGCTTTTGCCACAgtacatcgtgatcactgtcGGAGAAGTTATGTTCTCTATCACTGGTCTTGAGTTTGCCTTCACCCAAGCACCGGTCAGTATGAAAGCCTTGCTCCAGGCTTGCTGGCTTCTTACGGTCGCCTTTGGTAATCTTATCGTCGTTATCGTTGCCGAAGTAGCCTTCTTCGATAGCCAG GCGAGTGAATTCTTCCTATTCGCCGGCCTCATGTTTGTAGACATGTTAATATTTGGTATTCTTGCTTGGTTTTACAAGTACGTCGAGATTGCGGAAGATGAAGATGAATCTCCTAATGGAGATATCGTTCTTAACGAAAAGTCTGGTACAACGAACCCGTCATTCAAAGACGATGGCGGTAAGTGA